The DNA window GCATCGATGCAGTTTTGCTGATTGGCCATTTCCTTTACCCATTTGAGAGATTGTAGGGCATGTTTTTTATTTATGCTAATGCCTGGAATAATTAGTTTTTTCCATGATTTTCTTGCATAACCTGTGTCAGCGACAAGTAGCACGTATTCGTCACATTCATTTCTTACCTTTAATGAAGTAAGACCTTTACTATGACCTGGTGTCCATATCAACTGTAGACTTCCGTCATTAAATAAATCAAAAGAACGTCCCATTGGTCCAATTCCAGAATTTTCGAAGTCAAAAGGTTGTAATTTAATGCCTTCCCAAAGCTTCGAATTGTATCTTATTGTTTTACTCCAGCCTTTGCTGGCTTCCAACTCTTCTCTACTGACTAGAACATTCTTCGCATCCTTGACCAGTTGCAGCCCACCGGCATGATCACCATCTAGGTGACTAAGTATGATGTAATCTAAATCTTTTGAAGTATACCCTAACGCTAATAGCTGTTCATCGATTGCTTTACCTGTCGGCAAATCAGCTACACTAATTTCACCAAATATGACATTTTTCTTCGCTTTCGTTACATTTCGAACAGAACTGCTCCATCCAGTATCGAACAAAATGAGTCCTTTAGGGTGCTCGATTAAATAGACCGACACCGGCATCCAAATTTTATGGTCCTCAGAACGGAAAATTCCTGTAAAGCCTAATGGATTTAAGGAGTTTGTATGAAACGGAAGTGCTTCATCAACTTTGACTTTTCCAGTTTGCAGAACATGAATTTTAATCTTTTGATGCATTTTTATTCCTCCACTAGGTAACTTATCATTGTTATCTACTACAAACTTCAATTATTTCTTGAGCTAACTGATATACTC is part of the Paenibacillus segetis genome and encodes:
- a CDS encoding N-acyl homoserine lactonase family protein, whose translation is MHQKIKIHVLQTGKVKVDEALPFHTNSLNPLGFTGIFRSEDHKIWMPVSVYLIEHPKGLILFDTGWSSSVRNVTKAKKNVIFGEISVADLPTGKAIDEQLLALGYTSKDLDYIILSHLDGDHAGGLQLVKDAKNVLVSREELEASKGWSKTIRYNSKLWEGIKLQPFDFENSGIGPMGRSFDLFNDGSLQLIWTPGHSKGLTSLKVRNECDEYVLLVADTGYARKSWKKLIIPGISINKKHALQSLKWVKEMANQQNCIDALANHDPDVEPHTITL